The Siansivirga zeaxanthinifaciens CC-SAMT-1 region TATTCTACTTTTTTTACGCCTTCGTTGGTAGCATATATTTTCTTAATAGTGCCATCTTCATTATAATAGAGATATTCAATAGCAACATTTCTACTAAACTTTGAACCGCCATTCCAATTTTGCCAATGGTAGAAGAAATAATTTTGCCCTCTATAATTAACAACTGAATGATGGTCTTGCCTTTGCTTTGGGTTGATGGCTCCTTTATATTCAAATGGTCCGTATGGATTATCTGCCATACCGTAAAACCCACCTAAACCAGCATTGTAAGAGAAATAGTATTTACCATTTCTTTTATGCATATAACTGGCTTCAAAGAAGTTTGTGTTACCATATTCAATGGTTCTTGGTTTTTCGGCTAATTCTAAAAGGTTATCTTTTAAACGTGCTACTTTTGGTTCTCTAACACCCCAATATAAGTATGTTTTCCCATCACCATCGGTAAAAACACAAGGGTCTAGCCATTGGCCTTCAACACCTTCTATCCAACCAAGATCTTTAAATGGTCCTTCGGGTACATCACTCACAGCAACACCGCAACGCATATCATCTTTTGAACCTTTTACAGAATGTGGATAAATTAAATAATACTTATTGTTC contains the following coding sequences:
- a CDS encoding family 43 glycosylhydrolase; the protein is MVTYFKVAFVFLWMLFASCKSQNNTKKDIKIEQQTVQTKLHNNNPVIRHIRTADPSAHVWKDGKVWMYTSHDMEDAVNYDSMDGYHAFSSTDMINWKDHGEVLHSKDISWGAIGWMWAPTAIYKNNKYYLIYPHSVKGSKDDMRCGVAVSDVPEGPFKDLGWIEGVEGQWLDPCVFTDGDGKTYLYWGVREPKVARLKDNLLELAEKPRTIEYGNTNFFEASYMHKRNGKYYFSYNAGLGGFYGMADNPYGPFEYKGAINPKQRQDHHSVVNYRGQNYFFYHWQNWNGGSKFSRNVAIEYLYYNEDGTIKKIYATNEGVKKVE